A genomic region of Candidatus Baltobacteraceae bacterium contains the following coding sequences:
- a CDS encoding FliH/SctL family protein: MGKIVKGAKLVKEAYILVVPEIQRELETIAAELGAFGTSNDELAFDDAMFNGNGHVEAELVEPQVDFEQVRADARALIDKAGSDGEGILRDAAARAKEMVARATARVEEIESQARVRGHDEGVAAGRAAGYAELGEDVAAMHELIENAREQRTTIIETAEPELVRLAMAVAERVVYDHVAIDPNVVLENVRHALTRLVGREIVTVRVNPEDAEILRKHREGTAASNDVEHLRIVEDQRVDRGGVVVETEAGTIDAKVSTQLREARRALTNGDVDMPSAQAS; the protein is encoded by the coding sequence TTGGGCAAGATTGTAAAAGGCGCTAAGCTCGTAAAGGAAGCGTACATACTCGTCGTTCCGGAGATTCAACGCGAGCTCGAGACGATCGCGGCAGAACTCGGTGCGTTCGGTACGTCAAACGACGAACTCGCGTTCGACGACGCGATGTTCAACGGCAACGGCCACGTCGAGGCCGAGCTGGTCGAGCCGCAGGTCGATTTCGAGCAGGTCCGCGCGGATGCGCGAGCGCTGATCGACAAGGCCGGCAGCGACGGCGAAGGCATCTTGCGCGACGCTGCGGCGCGCGCCAAAGAGATGGTCGCGCGCGCCACGGCGCGGGTCGAAGAGATTGAATCGCAGGCACGCGTGCGCGGGCACGACGAGGGCGTTGCCGCGGGCCGCGCCGCCGGTTATGCCGAGTTGGGAGAAGACGTCGCCGCGATGCACGAGCTCATCGAGAACGCACGCGAGCAGCGCACCACGATCATCGAAACGGCCGAGCCGGAGCTGGTACGTCTGGCGATGGCCGTCGCCGAACGCGTCGTGTACGATCACGTAGCGATCGATCCGAACGTCGTGCTCGAGAACGTCCGGCACGCGCTCACCCGGCTGGTCGGCCGCGAGATCGTCACGGTGCGCGTCAATCCCGAAGACGCCGAAATTCTGCGCAAGCATCGCGAAGGCACTGCCGCCAGCAATGACGTCGAACACCTGCGCATCGTCGAAGACCAGCGCGTGGACCGCGGCGGCGTCGTGGTCGAAACGGAGGCGGGAACGATCGACGCCAAGGTTTCGACGCAACTGCGCGAAGCGCGCCGCGCGCTGACCAACGGCGACGTCGACATGCCTTCCGCGCAAGCGAGTTAA
- the fliG gene encoding flagellar motor switch protein FliG, whose translation MESPIVNLSSVGTTEPPMMSFPEVPAIEISGPEKAAILIITLGLELSATIFKFLRQDEVERIVLEIAKVTTVPIEKRDAVIQEAYQRAIALKYINEGGIEYAKEILERSFGAGQADDMTSRLFAALKHGNPLELIKKTEPAQLLQFIQDEHPQTIALILVYMQPEQAGAVLSALPPELQAEVAMRIAILQKTAPEVLEQLDELLGRRLLVSGSDFAKAGGVQSLANVMNFVDRETEKNILDGLAKRDPELAQEVKNLLFVFEDIANLDDRSIQRILKEVDGKDLALALKVSNDDLLARIYKNMSSRASAMLKEDIELLGPTRMREVGKAQQQIVDVIRTLEENGQIVIARGAKDERLV comes from the coding sequence ATGGAGTCGCCGATCGTCAATCTCTCCAGCGTCGGCACGACCGAGCCGCCGATGATGTCCTTCCCGGAAGTTCCGGCGATCGAGATCTCCGGCCCCGAGAAGGCCGCGATCCTGATCATCACGCTCGGCCTGGAACTCTCGGCGACGATCTTCAAGTTCTTGCGCCAAGACGAGGTCGAGCGCATCGTCCTCGAGATCGCCAAAGTTACGACGGTCCCGATCGAAAAGCGCGACGCCGTCATTCAAGAGGCGTATCAGCGCGCGATCGCGCTCAAGTACATCAACGAAGGCGGCATCGAGTACGCCAAGGAGATTCTGGAGCGCAGCTTCGGCGCGGGCCAAGCCGACGACATGACGAGCCGGCTCTTCGCCGCACTCAAGCACGGCAATCCGCTCGAACTCATCAAGAAGACCGAGCCCGCACAACTGCTGCAGTTCATTCAAGACGAGCACCCGCAAACGATCGCGCTCATCTTGGTCTACATGCAGCCCGAACAGGCCGGCGCGGTGCTCTCGGCGCTGCCGCCCGAGCTGCAGGCCGAAGTCGCGATGCGCATCGCCATCCTGCAAAAGACGGCCCCGGAGGTTTTGGAACAACTCGATGAACTGCTCGGACGCCGCCTGCTCGTGAGCGGATCGGATTTTGCCAAGGCCGGCGGCGTGCAGTCGCTCGCCAACGTGATGAACTTCGTCGACCGCGAGACCGAAAAGAACATCCTCGACGGACTGGCCAAACGCGATCCCGAGCTGGCGCAAGAAGTCAAGAACCTGCTCTTCGTCTTCGAGGATATCGCCAATCTCGACGATCGCTCGATCCAGCGCATCCTCAAGGAAGTCGACGGCAAGGATCTGGCGCTCGCGCTCAAGGTCTCCAACGACGACTTGCTGGCGCGTATCTACAAGAATATGTCATCGCGTGCCTCGGCGATGCTCAAGGAAGACATCGAGCTGCTCGGCCCGACGCGCATGCGCGAAGTCGGAAAAGCACAGCAGCAGATCGTCGACGTCATTCGTACGTTAGAAGAAAACGGTCAGATCGTCATCGCACGCGGTGCCAAAGACGAACGGCTCGTTTGA
- the fliF gene encoding flagellar basal-body MS-ring/collar protein FliF encodes MERFVATLGDIRGRLAALWEAQNRQTRVLAATGGIIVVLAAVMLAYLYVGRQPAYATLFSNLSSEDAAAVTNRLKEDKIPYKLSADGKTVYVPDQNLSDERVAIAGSGLLKGGGTGYELFDRTNFGMTEFQEKLDKTRAIEGELQRTIDGLDPVETSRVHIATPDQSLYSSSQEPTTASIAIKTKPGQDLSEQEVKGITMLVTNAVEGLKPENVTIVDQDGRILLPGVGPTGSGDTSQPDALRMTQEQLLAKQRYETALQQSIQSMLDDTLGPKRAVARVSTKMDFDATSTESKVYAPQGTVLSQQLERESNVGTAQRQQPAVGVPGTTSNIGTYQATQPTQNNRYNHSKSTTNYDISVQNVKHIDAPGKVSQTSVAVLVNSSPVTTAPNGTPLAVAAAPYQLTPANVQQIRNVVIAAAGLDLAQGDQVSVEAVPFNPALAPTAPSSVTTTVFGIPVWVLAVLGGVAVLGVLGLLATRARRRFAPATELPAFDTSLAEELPPFEEHPMLEGAPGVSAPIRSAADLTREQMIEYVTTVAQENPDSIAKLVKLWLAE; translated from the coding sequence GTGGAACGTTTTGTTGCCACTTTAGGCGATATTCGCGGCCGGTTGGCCGCACTCTGGGAAGCCCAAAACCGGCAGACTCGGGTTCTCGCCGCCACCGGCGGCATTATCGTGGTCCTCGCCGCCGTCATGCTCGCCTACCTTTATGTGGGGCGTCAGCCCGCATATGCGACGCTGTTCTCCAATCTCTCGAGTGAAGACGCCGCCGCCGTCACCAATCGGCTCAAGGAAGACAAAATTCCCTACAAGCTTTCCGCCGACGGCAAGACGGTGTACGTTCCCGATCAGAACTTGAGCGACGAACGCGTCGCAATCGCCGGATCCGGGCTGCTCAAAGGCGGGGGAACCGGTTACGAGCTGTTCGACCGCACGAACTTCGGCATGACGGAGTTCCAAGAGAAGCTCGACAAGACGCGCGCGATCGAAGGCGAGCTGCAGCGCACGATCGACGGCCTCGATCCGGTCGAAACGTCGCGCGTGCACATCGCGACGCCCGACCAATCGCTCTACTCGTCGTCGCAGGAACCGACGACGGCCTCGATCGCGATCAAGACCAAGCCCGGACAAGATCTCTCCGAACAAGAGGTCAAGGGCATCACGATGCTCGTTACCAACGCGGTCGAAGGCCTCAAGCCCGAGAACGTGACGATCGTCGACCAAGACGGCCGCATTTTGCTGCCCGGCGTCGGTCCGACGGGAAGCGGCGACACGTCGCAGCCCGACGCGCTGCGCATGACGCAAGAACAGTTGCTGGCAAAGCAGCGCTACGAGACGGCCTTGCAGCAGAGCATTCAATCGATGCTCGACGACACGCTCGGTCCCAAACGCGCCGTCGCGCGCGTCTCGACCAAGATGGACTTCGACGCCACGTCGACCGAGAGCAAGGTGTACGCACCGCAGGGCACCGTGCTTTCGCAACAGCTCGAGCGCGAATCCAACGTCGGAACGGCGCAGCGCCAGCAGCCGGCGGTGGGCGTTCCGGGCACCACCAGCAACATCGGGACCTATCAGGCGACGCAGCCCACCCAGAACAACCGGTACAACCACTCGAAGTCGACGACGAACTACGACATTTCAGTGCAGAACGTCAAGCACATCGACGCGCCCGGGAAGGTATCGCAGACTAGCGTTGCCGTGCTGGTGAACTCGTCGCCGGTGACGACGGCGCCCAACGGTACGCCGCTCGCCGTCGCAGCCGCGCCGTATCAGTTGACGCCGGCGAACGTCCAGCAAATTCGCAACGTCGTCATCGCCGCCGCGGGTTTGGATCTCGCGCAGGGCGACCAAGTTTCCGTCGAAGCGGTTCCGTTCAATCCGGCGCTCGCGCCGACCGCACCGTCCTCGGTCACGACGACGGTCTTCGGCATCCCGGTTTGGGTACTGGCCGTGCTCGGCGGCGTCGCGGTGCTCGGCGTGTTGGGCCTCTTGGCGACGCGCGCTCGCCGCCGGTTCGCGCCTGCCACGGAACTTCCGGCATTCGATACGTCGCTTGCCGAAGAGTTACCGCCCTTCGAAGAGCACCCGATGCTCGAAGGCGCGCCCGGCGTCTCCGCACCGATTCGTTCCGCCGCGGATCTTACTCGCGAGCAGATGATCGAGTACGTGACGACGGTCGCGCAAGAGAACCCAGACAGCATCGCCAAGCTCGTGAAGCTCTGGCTGGCCGAATAG
- a CDS encoding adenylosuccinate synthetase, producing the protein MNKLSLTSSSKADVIVGIQWGDEGKGRIVDLYAKDYDVVARFGGGDNAGHSIVVGDTELALRIVPSGVLNERVELFIGGGTVVSPTGLLEELDRLAVRGIDVSRRVRLSDRAHVVLPEHAQRDRDAEKARGDKAIGTTGRGIGPAYVDKVGRNGLTYGAFVAQGGPLAERIAPYIVDGVAYIHERLERGKRVLIEGAQGSLLDVGYGTYPYVTSSHTIAGGACIGLGIGPTAVGSVIGVVKAYCTRVGGGPFPSELLDERGERLRKQGGEFGVVTGRPRRCGWFDAVAARYAVRLNGLTSAAITKLDVLSGFDRIGIVTGYRLAGESADFGAAGDAGLELQIEEMDGWSEPIGACRRVADLPEAARRYVGRLEELLGVPVTMVSVGRERDQLAQ; encoded by the coding sequence GGCCGGATCGTCGACTTGTATGCCAAAGATTACGACGTGGTGGCGCGCTTTGGCGGCGGCGATAATGCGGGCCACTCGATCGTTGTCGGCGACACCGAGCTCGCCTTGCGGATCGTTCCGTCGGGCGTGCTCAACGAGCGCGTCGAACTCTTCATCGGCGGCGGCACGGTCGTGAGCCCGACCGGACTCTTAGAAGAACTCGATCGGCTCGCGGTGCGCGGCATCGACGTCTCGCGCCGCGTGCGTCTCTCCGACCGCGCCCACGTCGTTTTGCCCGAACACGCGCAGCGCGACCGCGACGCCGAGAAGGCTCGCGGCGACAAGGCCATCGGAACCACCGGCCGCGGCATCGGCCCCGCCTACGTCGACAAGGTCGGTCGCAACGGCCTAACCTACGGCGCGTTCGTCGCGCAAGGCGGACCGCTCGCGGAGCGTATCGCACCCTACATCGTGGACGGCGTCGCGTACATTCACGAGCGCCTCGAAAGGGGCAAACGCGTCCTGATCGAGGGCGCGCAAGGGTCGCTGCTCGACGTCGGTTACGGCACCTACCCCTACGTGACGAGCTCGCACACGATTGCGGGCGGCGCGTGCATCGGACTGGGTATCGGTCCGACCGCCGTCGGCAGCGTCATCGGGGTGGTCAAAGCCTACTGCACGCGAGTCGGCGGCGGACCGTTTCCGTCGGAGCTACTCGACGAGCGCGGCGAACGGCTGCGCAAACAGGGCGGTGAGTTTGGTGTGGTCACCGGGCGTCCACGCCGATGCGGCTGGTTCGACGCGGTCGCCGCGCGCTACGCCGTGCGGCTCAACGGTTTGACCAGCGCCGCGATCACGAAGCTCGACGTGCTCAGCGGCTTCGACCGCATCGGCATCGTCACGGGGTATCGCCTCGCCGGAGAGTCCGCCGATTTCGGCGCCGCGGGCGATGCCGGCCTAGAGCTGCAGATCGAAGAAATGGACGGCTGGAGCGAGCCGATCGGCGCCTGCCGGCGCGTTGCCGACCTTCCCGAAGCGGCTCGTCGATACGTCGGCCGATTGGAGGAGCTGCTCGGGGTTCCGGTGACGATGGTATCGGTTGGCCGAGAACGGGACCAACTCGCACAATGA